Genomic segment of bacterium:
GATTAAGCACATACTCACGAGATTCTATGTCGCGCATTAAAAAAGTTTCTACATTAGCAATAAGTGGTTTTTCATTTAGATAATATTTTATCATTTGGGGTACAAAGGAATATACAGCCTTATCATCGGCAATCCCGGTTCCAATGCTATTAGCAAGCGCCACATTACCCTCTTTAAAACATTCAAAAAGACCGGGAACTCCCAATTGAGAATCACTTCTAAAAACGTCTGGATCAAGAAAATCTTCGTCAATACGACGGTATATAACGTCTATTCTTTCCAAACCGCAGGTGGTTTTCATGTAAACTTTTTTACGTTTTACAACCAGATCTTGCCCCTCTACCAACTGGATACCCATATTAGCCGCTAAAAAGGCATGCTCGTAATAGGCACTATTAAAAATGCCCGGTGTTAAAAGAACAATATTAGGTCTCACTTCGGTTGGCATGAGAGAAGAAAGAGTGGTTAATAAATCACGGGTATAGGAAGAAACCGGTTCAACAGAATACAAATTAAAAAGTTCCGGAAAAATTTTTTGCATCACTTCGCGATTTTCTAAAACATAAGATACCCCAGACGGACAACGCGCATTATCTTCAAGTACATAATAACCACCTTCGTGATCACGAATAATATCAATGCCTGCAATAGAAATATAAACATCACCCGGAACCCGCACCCCTTTCATTTCGGGACGATACAGAGGATTATTAAAAATAAGATCGGAAGGAATAATGCCATCACGGATGATATGCTGCTCATGATAAATATCGGCTAAAAAAAGATTAAGTGCACGGATGCGTTGTGCTAATCCTTTTTCCAATAAATCCCACTCTTGTGCGTCTAAAATGCGCGGCATGATGTCGAAGGGAATAATTTTTTCAAGCCCGCTCGAATCGCCATACACCGTATAGGTAACCCCTTTGGTTAAAAAGGCCATGTTGGCGTGTTGAGCTCGCTTTAACAATTCTTTTGCAGGTA
This window contains:
- a CDS encoding circularly permuted type 2 ATP-grasp protein, translated to MQSNFNEMYGAEGLPRTVYQKLHAFLKNLPAKELLKRAQHANMAFLTKGVTYTVYGDSSGLEKIIPFDIMPRILDAQEWDLLEKGLAQRIRALNLFLADIYHEQHIIRDGIIPSDLIFNNPLYRPEMKGVRVPGDVYISIAGIDIIRDHEGGYYVLEDNARCPSGVSYVLENREVMQKIFPELFNLYSVEPVSSYTRDLLTTLSSLMPTEVRPNIVLLTPGIFNSAYYEHAFLAANMGIQLVEGQDLVVKRKKVYMKTTCGLERIDVIYRRIDEDFLDPDVFRSDSQLGVPGLFECFKEGNVALANSIGTGIADDKAVYSFVPQMIKYYLNEKPLIANVETFLMRDIESREYVLNHLEEFVVKPTGGSGGYGMLIGSAASKNEREAFACKVLQNPEAYIAQKIIQLSCHPTFIGETSTFEPRHIDLRPFVLTEAGGDIRFLPGGLSRVALTRGSLVVNSSQGGGGKDTWVLRK